One genomic region from Quercus robur chromosome 4, dhQueRobu3.1, whole genome shotgun sequence encodes:
- the LOC126721477 gene encoding uncharacterized protein LOC126721477 encodes MCRAFPTTLKGPARVWFSKIPPSSVGSFEELSKLFVNNFIGGQRHKRSSSSLLTIEQGENESMQLFITRFNREALSVDEVDNKLLLAAFYNGINSDLFIHKLYKKEPQTMAELVHSTQNFMNVEDAIIAKKRKRVKRMEAHPARLRTRPSSKEGTDGR; translated from the coding sequence atgtgtagagccttccctaccaccCTTAAAGGTCCAGCACGAGTCTGGTTTAGTAAAATACCCCCAAGTTCTGTAGGTTCTTTCGAAGAGTTAAGTAAgttgtttgttaacaatttcattgggGGACAGAGACACAAGCGTTCCTCATCCAGCCTGTTGACCATAGAGCAAGGGGAGAATGAGAGCATGCAGTTATTCATCACTCGcttcaacagagaagccctAAGTGTGGACGAGGTAGACAACAAGCTTCTATTGGCGGCCTTCTATAATGGGATTAATTCTGATCTATTTATTCACAAGCTATATAAGAAGGAGCCTCAAACCATGGCTGAGCTCGTCCATTCGACTCAGAACTTTATGAATGTAGAAGATGCGATCATAgccaaaaagaggaaaagagttAAAAGGATGGAAGCGCACCCAGCACGCCTCAGAACAAGaccctcgtccaaagaagggacggacggAAGATAA
- the LOC126721478 gene encoding uncharacterized protein LOC126721478, producing MTLNAPLDQVLMQIKDDPSLKWPEKMKRDPNKRNKSKYCRFHRDHGHDTDECYDLKQQIENLIRQGKLRHFIARDHKDEKLKGKMEESSQPPLGEIRIIIGGNLTGQSSKSKKTYLKVVQNVQLSGRSPRTRSMDKPAISFTDEDAERIHHSHDNAIVITLLIADYTTRRVLVDNASSTDILYYPAFQQMRLGQDQLRPVCSPLIGFGGIKVQPVGTIT from the coding sequence ATGACCCTAAACGCTCCACTTGATCAGGTGCTCATGCAAATTAAAGATGACCCTTCTCTAAAATGgccagagaagatgaaaagAGATCCCAATAAGCGCAATAAGAGTAAatattgtcgcttccatagggACCATGGGCATGACACGGATGAATGTTATGACCTGAAGCAGCAAATTGAGAAtcttattagacaaggaaagctgagGCATTTCATTGCAAGGGATCATAAAGATGAGAAGTTGAAGGGAAAAATGGAGGAATCATCCCAGCCCCCACTAGGAGAGATAAGGATTATCATAGGAGGAAACTTAACGGGGCAATCTTCCAAGTCGAAGAAGACATATCTCAAAGTGGTGCAAAACGTCCAACTCtctggacgatcaccaaggACGAGATCAATGGACAAGCCGGCCATTTCATTCACCGATGAAGATGCCGAGAGGATCCATCACTCGCATGACAATGCAATTGTCATTACTCTGCTTATTGCAGATTATACAACTAGGAGAGTGTTAGTTGACAATGCAAGCTCAACAGATATATTGTACTACCCTGCCTTCCAACAGATGAGGCTTGGACAGGATCAACTCCGTCCAGTGTGCTCACCATTGATAGGGTTCGGAGGAATAAAGGTGCAGCCCGTAGGCACCATTACATGA